One region of Drosophila kikkawai strain 14028-0561.14 chromosome 2R, DkikHiC1v2, whole genome shotgun sequence genomic DNA includes:
- the Asx gene encoding polycomb group protein Asx isoform X3, with protein sequence MKTITPDTTTASSQHQQLLIPQADQQQHHPLQQQHHQNQHQQTLVAAPPPPIIMEHVNLVDDDEKDPLALEQIEVSPTTKHTHSLRRHLPRIIVKPIPPEKKPLAPSEDAMATLPGHLPPPPTAANPAPAPPARLISSRRIQQQQQAKAAAAAAAAAAAAAAAAAAAAAASAQAQAASSHPSALSPGSKAGSSQASTMREVLASIPGFSVKPRRRSNKKLTTAAQIEQTKDGKIDLETPDSILASTNLRALLNKQTFSLLPPIYQYNLIQLLPSVDREASELELPGSSSASSSSSSEGIRLSASCLNNEFFARACLEWRERLSEGEFTPENQLKLKTEAEREKNKLDPWKLKHFEPYWGEKNSRSKVSKPGGEAKEQKVPVSSIKSEPKPPATLQPQPQQQQATCDNETELKFDLSTKCETTAAATNTTTTAKTSMPLENNTVLTEQQRRVLKRPSSSPSQRKPSAPTTIATINLDDDPDEELPSTSKDSKQLKIAVSCVEIVPNASGSIPEADVVDHVAGKKEIKEQQQQQQQQPLINSTCDKIEPSECSNEVIVAMEQDEDMNDVEAVVAMPAIAAVTPATAPVVSEPEVVNHFVSYLQSVELAAETKAPLEQSNEANNSHDFVFADTIDHAATQHKTIGKLEEPSDKLEDSPMPIASSISGSTPASSITSTSCTSSSSSTASMSSSCSSSNSSSTTTAPTTSSSVGAATAPLTLAAADESTLANVQAMLSTVAKLQQQQELPVELNSSEMYQHVQHDWNFGDIKLSSTQSTVDQQQNLNHEAINLMDVGQEAEIIDDIMDNDVCHEVIDDEEELEDEEEEEEEDDEVVECITEEQQEEHQLIDDDSDAVREIVDKLQHQHQQQQQQQQPQRQQLHIQDVVQLAQHSFMPQAHSEYGNEISQEMLCDAVPMSAAEMEVSSTVITNSSNSNDSSSNNLSLCSSSSLTLNQLPQQAAPQQQQNSTAAVPQQRQILVDSNGQIIGNFLLQQQQRQQQQQQQQQQQLLQQFTLQAAAAQQQQQQQQQQQQATSSNALAKTLPVALRNGAQQFLSPNLLAQQQQQQQQQLEQQQAAAQQKQQQLQQFALQQAQLHQRQLMAQAANNNLLQQQQQQQQQQQNVVPPVTTQAKFIAKPLNIISMTRPANASPTTAATTANTTTIPSAYANVVAVTAAAQSPPVPAPQQQQQQQQQQQQQISNHNSSLQQQLPTIPNALTMKPLPPSGVPTTIAQQRLQPKMPTGKGRKATNNRLPPGAVNLERSYQICQAVIQNSPNRENLKAQLRPPAAILNQHQQPTVTTAATTPVNPITLNVSTVAATPMSNMTTASGNAAAAAAAAAPPQNILKQEELLVSGAAGTGALPAGLPPNVMGVGRPGVYKVIGPRMSGFPRKKYVQRKPSPTTLIRHVFSPGPGGANATPQQLQLLQQQHQQAAATSPVPQNPQQAQATEQLIHQNGSGQYVLVHRANVGAADNQAPRASSAPPLHQNQFVTVQNPLHSLNGINMGGRGRPASVDTTAGSGGNISATDALHHHHHHELQQQQQQQQQQQQQPLGNVGAAANIVRRNIAAGKLVYY encoded by the exons ATGAAAACCATAACGCCGGATACGACGACGGCATCGTCGCAGCATCAACAACTTCTCATTCCACAAGcggatcagcagcagcatcatccgctgcagcagcagcatcaccagAATCAGCACCAGCAGACCTTGGTGGCTGCTCCGCCGCCTCCGATCATAATGGAGCATGTTAACCTAGTGGATGACGATGAGAAGGATCCACTGGCGCTGGAGCAAATTGAGGTGTCGCCCACCACCAAGCACACGCACAGTCTGAG ACGCCACCTGCCACGCATAATCGTGAAACCAATACCACCTGAGAAAAAGCCCCTGGCGCCCAGTGAAGATGCGATGGCCACCTTGCCTGGCCATTTGCCACCGCCACCCACTGCCGCTaatcctgctcctgctccaccCGCGCGTTTAATCAGCAGTCGACGGatacagcaacagcagcaggccaaagcggcagcagcagcagcggcggcggcggcggcagcagcagcagctgcagcagcggcggcagcggcctCAGCACAAGCCCAGGCCGCCAGTAGCCATCCATCCGCCTTGTCACCTGGTAGCAAGGCCGGCTCCTCGCAAGCTTCAACCATGCGTGAGGTTTTGGCGTCCATACCCGGCTTTAGTGTGAAGCCCCGGCGGCGAAGCAATAAGAAGCTGACGACAGCGGCGCAAATTGAGCAGACAAAGGACGGCAAGATAGATCTGGAGACGCCCGACTCCATTCTAGCCTCTACCAACCTAAGGGCGCTGCTCAACAAGCAAACTTTTTCACTGCTGCCGCCGATCTATCAATACAATCTCATACAGCTGCTGCCCAGCGTGGATCGCGAGGCCAGCGAGCTGGAGCtgcccggcagcagcagcgccagctcctcctcctcctccgaggGCATAAGGTTGAGTGCCTCGTGCCTGAACAACGAGTTCTTTGCCCGAGCCTGTCTGGAGTGGCGGGAAAGGCTGAGCGAAGGAGAATTCACGCCAGAGAACCAGTTAAAGCTAAAAACCGAAGCGGAGCGCGAGAAAAACAAGCTGGATCCCTGGAAGCTGAAGCACTTTGAGCCCTACTGGGGCGAAAAGAACTCCAGGAGCAAGGTGAGCAAGCCGGGAGGCGAGGCCAAGGAGCAGAAGGTGCCCGTCTCCAGCATTAAGAGTGAGCCCAAACCACCAGCGACATTGCAACCACaaccacagcaacaacaagcaacATGTGATAATGAGActgaattaaaatttgatttg AGCACAAAGTGCGaaacgacagcagcagccacaaatACTACTACAACAGCTAAAACATCCATGCCTCTCGAAAACAACACTGTGCTAACCGAGCAGCAGCGCCGCGTCCTCAAACGTCCATCGAGCAGTCCATCGCAACGCAAACCGTCGGCACCCACAACGATAGCCACCATAAACCTGGACGATGATCCCGACGAGGAGCTGCCCAGCACGTCCAAGGATAGCAAGCAGCTGAAGATTGCCGTCtcctgcgttgaaattgttcCTAATGCGTCAGGTAGTATTCCGGAGGCTGATGTTGTGGATCATGTGGCAGGGAAAAAGGAGatcaaggagcagcagcagcagcagcaacagcagccactTATCAACAGTACCTGTGATAAAATTGAGCCATCTGAGTGCAGTAATGAAGTGATTGTTGCCATGGAGCAGGATGAGGATATGAACGATGTGGAGGCGGTGGTTGCCATGCCAGCGATTGCGGCTGTTACGCCTGCCACAGCCCCAGTGGTGTCGGAACCCGAGGTGGTCAATCATTTTGTGAGCTACTTGCAGAGCGTGGAGCTAGCAGCTG AAACCAAAGCGCCTTTGGAGCAGTCAAATGAGGCAAATAACAGCCATGATTTCGTCTTTGCTGACACCATCGATCACG CGGCGACccaacacaaaacaattggaAAACTGGAAGAGCCCAGCGATAAGCTAGAGGATTCGCCAATGCCCATTGCCAGCTCGATTTCTGGTTCAACACCGGCCAGTTCCATTACATCCACCAGTTGCACCTCGTCCTCATCCTCCACTGCCTCCATGTCGTCGTCGTGCTCTAGCAGCAATTCCAGCTCAACGACAACAGCGCCCACGACATCGTCCTCGGTGGGAGCAGCCACAGCTCCACTGACTCTGGCGGCAGCTGATGAATCCACTTTGGCCAATGTCCAGGCAATGCTTTCAACGGTGGCcaagttgcagcagcagcaggagttgCCTGTGGAGTTGAACTCCAGCGAGATGTATCAGCATGTGCAGCACGATTGGAACTTTGGTGACATCAAGCTAAGCAGCACGCAGTCCACGGTAGATCAGCAGCAAAACCTGAATCATGAGGCTATCAATCTTATGGATGTAGGGCAAGAAGCCGAGATTATCGACGACATTATGGACAACGATGTGTGCCATGAGGTGATCGATGACGAAGAGGAACTGGAGgacgaagaggaggaggaggaagaggatgaTGAGGTGGTGGAATGTATAACCGAAGAGCAGCAGGAAGAACATCAGCTAATAGACGATGACAGTGATGCAGTGCGTGAGATTGTGGACAAGCTGCAGCATcaacatcagcaacaacagcagcaacagcagccgcagcggcagcaactGCATATCCAGGATGTCGTACAATTGGCACAACATTCGTTTATGCCCCAAGCCCACAGCGAGTATGGGAACGAG ATCTCCCAGGAGATGCTCTGTGACGCTGTGCCCATGTCTGCTGCGGAAATGGAGGTATCCAGCACGGTGatcaccaacagcagcaatagcaatgacagcagcagcaacaatctcagcctgtgcagcagcagcagcctcacCTTAAATCAACTGCCGCAGCAAGCGgcgccacagcagcagcaaaacagCACAGCAGCTGTTCCACAGCAGCGTCAGATTCTAGTGGACTCCAATGGCCAGATAATTGGCAACTTTCTgctccaacagcagcaacgccagcaacagcagcagcagcaacaacagcagcagcttctaCAACAATTCACGCTTCAAGCAGCTGctgcacagcagcaacaacagcagcagcagcagcagcagcaagcaacaaGTAGTAATGCCTTGGCCAAGACCTTGCCGGTGGCCCTACGCAATGGAGCCCAGCAGTTTCTGTCACCCAACTTGCTtgcccaacagcagcagcagcagcaacagcaactggaACAGCAGCAGGCTGCAGCTCAacagaagcaacagcaacttCAGCAATTTGCCTTGCAACAGGCGCAACTGCATCAGCGGCAACTAATGGCCCAGGCAGCAAACAACAatctgctgcagcagcaacaacaacaacagcagcagcagcaaaacgTGGTACCACCAGTGACCACACAGGCCAAGTTCATAGCCAAGCCATTGAACATCATTTCCATGACGCGACCTGCCAATGCCTCGCccaccacagcagcaacaacggcAAACACCACAACAATTCCGTCCGCCTACGCCAATGTTGTTGCTGTGACAGCAGCCGCGCAATCGCCACCAGTACCTGCcccgcagcaacagcaacaacagcagcagcagcaacagcagcaaataTCCAATCACAACAGCAGCTTGCAACAGCAATTACCCACGATTCCCAATGCTCTGACGATGAAGCCTCTGCCGCCATCGGGAGTGCCCACAACCATTGCCCAGCAGCGATTGCAGCCTAAAATGCCGACAGGCAAGGGACGCAAGGCTACCAACAACAGGTTGCCGCCCGGAGCGGTCAATCTAGAGCGTAGCTATCAAATCTGCCAGGCTGTGATCCAGAACAGTCCAAATCGGGAGAACCTCAAAGCTCAGCTGCGGCCGCCAGCGGCGATTCTcaaccagcatcagcagccgaCGGTAACCACGGCGGCGACCACACCTGTTAACCCTATAACCCTCAACGTCTCCACCGTGGCTGCCACACCCATGTCCAACATGACGACAGCCAGTGGGaatgcggcagcagcagcagcagctgcagctccgCCGCAGAATATATTAAAACAGGAGGAGTTGCTGGTGAGCGGAGCAGCTGGAACTGGAGCTTTGCCAGCGGGATTGCCCCCAAATGTAATGGGCGTCGGACGTCCGGGTGTATATAAG GTAATTGGTCCTCGAATGAGTGGTTTTCCGCGCAAGAAATATGTTCAGCGAAAGCCCTCGCCCACCACCCTGATACGGCATGTGTTTAGTCCTGGACCTGGAGGTGCTAATGCCACACCGCAGCAGCTGCAGttactgcagcagcagcatcaacaggcagCGGCAACATCGCCAGTGCCACAAAATCCACAGCAGGCGCAGGCCACCGAGCAGCTGATACACCAGAATGGTAGCGGGCAATATGTGCTAGTGCACAGGGCGAATGTGGGAGCAGCAGACAATCAAGCGCCAAGGGCCTCCAGTGCCCCGCCGCTGCATCAGAATCAG ttTGTCACCGTTCAGAATCCTTTACATAGCCTCAATGGCATTAACATGGGCGGACGCGGGCGTCCAGCATCGGTGGATACAACGGCAGGCAGTGGTGGCAACATTTCCGCCACAGATGCGTtgcatcatcaccatcatcacgaactgcagcagcagcagcaacaacaacaacaacagcagcagcagccgctggGGAATGTGGGCGCCGCCGCGAATATTGTGCGGCGCAATATCGCTGCAGGTAAATTGGTGTATTATTAG